TTAAAAAAGGCTTTGGGTatttcttttgtaatatttttccgGAAAAAAATACTTTGTCGTGGATTTTTAATCGCCAAAGTAAACTTCATTACCTGCACGTGTTAGATTTAAATGTTGTACCTGGGCTTCTAAACGAAAATAAATGGAGtgaaacaaaatatgataatggtaattaacaataaaaataaaattaaaaggaaatgaagttcgtaatgattattttgtaatataaaaatgaaaatttataataataatgataataataatgatgatgataatataatgcctatgatcataatgataatgaaattattataacgatgataatgatactgatgacaataaagatcataatgataaagataatgacaatgataataataacaaatatcttGAAATCGacactaatggtaatgatgagtTAAGGGTAGTGAGACTGCTtctctgatgatgatgaagatgatgatgatgatgatgatgatgatggtgatggtgatggtgatggcgatgataatgatgatgatgatgatgatgatgatactattaatgatttaataaaatagcaataacgactgatgatgaaaatgataataataatggtaataatagtagtaacacaagagtaaaaaaaaatatatatataaaaaataaaataaataataataataataataataataataataataataataataataataataataataaaaataacagcaggaGCAATGGTGAAAATTATAGTgccatataaaaacatatagaaGCAAATATTTAAATCTAAATCTAGATTATTCTGAGCTTATGAAGTTGCTACTAATTGTCCAGTTTCTGGGCTTTTAATATCTTATTgctttatatgttttgttataataaataaaatcactgaACATGTTCCTGTAGCATATATGTTAAGTTagtctttctgtccttttttcattttgtatttttgtttgaattttgacCGATATTTAGTGTAATTACagttgttatcagcattattagtaAGATTAttggtgctattattattaatagtgttattgttattatcattatgcttattattacaatgaacgtcatgaaaatgtaaaggaaaaggcGCCAGAATAACTTGTGTTTAATTCTTTGTGTTTGACTGTGCATCGTCTCGTGCGCAAAATGATactagaaaaatgagaagaaataagaaaaaaaaaaacatgtttatcgCATTTAAACTCAGAGGGAATCGAGCGCCTCCATCTTAGCAAGGTGTTGTCATCTCCAGGTCACATCGAGAGGCCTTCCCTTTTGCGGGTGACTGCTTGAGGGAAATACAGCTCGGGCATTTCCTTTGCCCTGAGGTACAACCTGGAAAACACGAGTCAGGTAATGGCGTTGGGTCCAAGGAGGTCGTCATCAATGGAGGAGTTTTGGGCTGTTTTTTAACCAATGTCTTCGTCGTCGCTGAGTTACTTCGGGAGACGTGGAGGTCGGGGGATTTTGTGGCGTCTGGGAGGTTCTTCAGAAGGTCCATCACGTCTAAAAAAGCGGGGACCAACACTCTAATACTAGCCTCGTCTCCTTGTTCTCCCTGCTGGCCTGGCGGTGAAAAAAAGAGACATTACTTTCCGTCGTGTCTAAACGCAGAATTGGACCTCCACCGCATCTGAACAAGAAACGTTATTGTTGaagaacccacaatgcacaaacgaaATATATCGAGAAgtttctcattttcagtaaatctcgCTTGTGAATTGTCCCATAGTATCAAGTACTTTACCATTCCAACAAACCACATACAAAACTATAAACAAGAAACATTTTATAAACGACCATAACAATCGAACACCAATGAAATTTCATCGCGACAGCCAACCCTACCTCTTTACACACATACCTTATCCCATTCAactactacccctcccccccaaaaaaaaaaaaaaaacactatctcCCAAACACATACCTGAAGAAGTAGCCGAAGACAGTGACCCAGAGGACAGTCCATCTCCTTCGTAAGCATAAGCACGTAGGTCGTCCCTCGGGAGAATGGGATTTGGGGGAATCAAAGCAATGCCTCCTGAGAGATGCATGCTGGCGGTCGTCTGTACCGCCGCGTCTCCTGGTAGGGGACATAGAGAATGGAGGTTGAAACTAATAAAGATCATTATGGTGATAATgctaattgtgataataacaataattataataataatgatgataataatgataatgataataataatgattatgaaagtggataaataaggataataataatgatgattataataataatagtaataatgacaatgataacctataaataaaaatgacgaCGATACTCACTATGATAATTTTGaagacaacgatgatgatgaaaataatgatagaagcAACAGCAACTACAAAACAATGATAGCATTAGCAATACctgtactactgctaataatctacaagacagaaagagagagagagagagagagaaagagagagagagagagagagagagagagagagagagagagagagagagagagagagagagaatgaaaatgaaaatgaaaatgagagtgagaaagagaaagagagagaaagagagagagagatagagatagagatagagagagcgagagatagatagatagatagatagatagatagatagagagagagagtttagtttggtttggattccatttgatacaatggatattcttggtgtgacatactgtctgcttgattttgctcacgtgtgtcagctgctgctgactcggctgaaccgagtccttgcccgccgtggtgcccagccacagcagtaacctccgggcgacagttgcaacttctcgcgcctgggcggggcgcgaaccgccgacccctcggatgagaggccgacacgttaccactgtactagcctggaggctagtacaggagagagagagagagagagagagagagagagagagagagagagagagagagagagagagagagagagagagagagagagagagagagagagtgtaagaataagaacaagaacaagaacaagaacaagaacaagaacaagagcaagagtaagagtaagagtaagagtaagagtaagagtaagagtaagagtaagagtaagagtaagagtaagagtaagagtaagagtaagagtaagagtaagagtaagagtaagagcaagagtaagagcaagagagagagagaaataagagacagaaaaacgGTTATCTTGCCTTCCTTCTCCATAGTGACGTGACCCGAAGGCAAGACGATATTAAGACGTTCCAACAGGGATTGGTGATGGTCGtcgcctcctgctcctcctcctccttcttcccctcctcctcctccaactcctttcGTCCCGCCCTTCAGTTGCATAAATGtagactcctcctcctctcctccttcgcccacgcccacgccaccCGCCCGTTTCTTGCGTGACCGGGCGAGCCAAAAGCGGCGAAGGCGTATAGAGACCACGGCAGCGATCACGACTGGGTGGGTGAGGACTCGCTGTTAGCACGTTATTATGTAGTAAAATCTCctgttgtttactttttttttcattgcattatTCAAATTCTGTGAGTAGTTTGTTAAGTAACAAAGTCCTctgtttacatttctttctttctctctttcttttaaccaAATCCGATCACGTTATTCAAACTCTGTTAGTAGATTGTTATGCaggaaaggacacacacacacacacatccacacacacacacacacacacacacacacacacacactcacactcacacacacacacacacatgcatccacacacactcacgcatccacacacacacacacacatacaaacacgtaaagagagagagagagagagagagagagagagagagagagagagagagagagagagagagagagagagagagagagaaagaaaaagagaaagagaaagagaaagagaaagagaaaaagaatgagaaagggagaaacataaagagaaagagagagagagagacccacagagagaaagaaagaccccccccaaaaaaaaaaaagaggaaaaaaagcaaagaaaaatccaAGACGACAGGACACTCAACCCGCAAGAGTCCAAACGAAGGGACGCTTTAAGACCCATCTGACTCATCCGCTTAAAGTCTATCCTCTCCAAGTAACCGAACTTGAAAGGCTTTACAgacatcttccctctccccccctcccccccctcagctTGAATGTAGTTGGGAATTCAATTTACGGATTATCCCCCAGACAACTTTACCTGTAAATAGAAAGCAACCTGTTTGATGACGCCCTTGGAACGCGGTGTGTGAATATGGATtatgtatatgcacgtgtgtAGTTTGTGTTACATTGATGTTATTGGGATGGATTTCAGGCAAGGATTTAAGGGAACAAGGATGGATTTGGGGACTTTGgggtttctgtttgtctgtctgtttctgttttttctgtctttgtctctgggtctgggtctgtttctctctttctgtctctctctctctctgtctctgtctgtctgtctgtctgtctgtctgtctgtctgtctgtctttctctctctctctctctctctctctctctctctgtctgtctctctctctctcttccctctctctctctctctctccttctctctctctctctctctctctctctctctctctctctctctctctctcacaatcaaaaaacacacacaaacacacacacatacacacatcaaaacaaacacattaaatcAAGTCTAACAC
The Penaeus monodon isolate SGIC_2016 chromosome 18, NSTDA_Pmon_1, whole genome shotgun sequence genome window above contains:
- the LOC119584902 gene encoding uncharacterized protein LOC119584902, with product MHLSGGIALIPPNPILPRDDLRAYAYEGDGLSSGSLSSATSSGQQGEQGDEASIRVLVPAFLDVMDLLKNLPDATKSPDLHVSRSNSATTKTLVKKQPKTPPLMTTSLDPTPLPDSCFPGCTSGQRKCPSCISLKQSPAKGKASRCDLEMTTPC